The DNA sequence CTGTGCAAAAGTAACAaagttgacctttgaccccgcAGGAGGAGAGCATCCTGTACGTGAACGACTACTCTGACGGACCCACCACCTTCGCTCAGCTGGAGGAGTACCGCGACGAGCGCGGCCACGAGATGTACGTCCTGAACCGGGCCAAACCTGTGCTGCCGCCGGCTCCGCCCACTGCCGTGTCCACCACTAACCGTGGCTGCTCCGCTGCCTCAGACACCTCCAGCCACAGCGTCTCCTCAGAGGCCGCACAGACCCTGACCCCGACCCTGGTCcccaacaaacagcagcagcagcagggggaggTGGACATACGGACCATGAGGAGAATggcgggggagggaggggaggcggAGCCTGTGATCACATCAGAGGGTGAAGGGCTGTTTCTAAACCACACGGGTCTGTTCATGGACTCTCAGATTGCCTACGAGATCCACTGCTGAAGAGgacaagagagagcgagagtccGCTGcaacacagtgtgtgagtgtgtgagagagggagtgcgtgtcataaacactggaccattagtcgtcatggagaccaaaacctggtcccaaagaGGCAGAACATGACTCATGTCTGGATTTGAGTTCAGGTTATGGTTATGGTCAAggttacactgcaaaaacagactttcaaaaatgtaaaattgagaaaagagaaaaattatttactttttactaATTTTAAGACACATTAGAGTCTGaaaatgtttatattcatgCATTAAGGTTACATTTTCTAGCCAAGCAAAATTTGCCTAACTCAAGGGCAAGACAAGACAATTTACATCAAATAAagaatatttggcttatttctGGTAGGGGCTGTTTTACATTGTAGGgtaaaaaataattgaagaaagtaaaataagccACATTTCTGGgaaactgtttttattatttacctaaaaataaaaaataatcttggCAAACAAATTTTGCACCAGGtaaataatcttattttatatgtatgttGTATATTGTATGTGTGCAAATTCTAAGGTTTAAGAtttgtaaagtttgtttttttctgactcaAATTCACTTAACTCCACCGGCAGATTCTTTCAGGAAAATTTACATTGATTTAAGAATATGTGGCTTATTTCTAGTCGGgttgttttacagtgtaggGGTTAATGCTCTGCACTGCAAAAAAGTAATAAGATATTACAGCTTACCCAAGCTTTAGTTATCAgtaacaaaactgaaaacaatggTTGGGAAGAACAATCAGAAATGATATGGTTTAAAGCTTTACATTTTaagacaaatatttgttttataacaaATAATCCACTAGCAGAAGGTAAATCAgtttaagaatatttggcttCTTTCTTAcagggctgtttttgcagtgtattcagggatgtccaaatgaatggacgtcAATGTCCTAAGAGGAATAATGTGTTTGTGCGTTTTACAGCAAAGACGGCCACGTCCTGCATCTTCTGAAATCCACCTTGAACTCACAGAATCATTCATTCGTGTCATCTCTGAAGGAGAACTGACTTTCTATGAGACTCTCACAGGAAACGGTTTACAAACCAGCTTTAAGTAAAAGAGCACCAAGGCTTCTTAGTggacacactgtgacactgcaTGTGCTAACAGACACAAAGTGTCCCGCACAGGAACATGTGGGTTTAGCATTTATCAAAGCTACTGTCGTAGCagaactctgtctctgtctttgttctCTGGGGGGGACGTTGTGACATCTTCCTGTACTGGAGCATGTGGGAACCCTTTATGTGCGTTTTTGTACCTGTTGTTAATGTCTTCATTTAAATTGAACACAGTTCAGTGATGGTggaactttttaaaatgatttatttacctaTTTATtcactaatttatttatttatctgtcatATCAAAGGGATATTTTTACGCAGcatcttaaagctgtagtaggcAGGACTCACTCAattcattttcttctgctttatctGACACATGAGGGGTTGTGAGGGAGCtggagccgatcccagctgacagagcgTGAAAGGTGGGGGTCACGCCCTGGAAAAGTTGCCAATCCATCAAATtgtgagtgtccaattaacttctgcatgttttggactgtggggggaaaccGGAAAACACAGAGCATACctggaccttcttgctgtgaggcaacagtgctagccactactccaccgAGAGGCAGGATCTCTGGACATTATTGGTTCAAGAATCAAAAATGGGATAGGATTAGGGTTTCACAAAAGAGTTTGTGATGAGCGTCATGTTTTCTTAGTTTTGTGTAAGATACATCATTGCTTGCCAAATTGTTCGCTGTTTGTCCGACATGTTATAGCCAAAGTATTTTAGCTTGGTTTCACAAAGGGATACATATTGTGTGGCTTTGGTCCAGCTCACTTCCTCCCCGTCCCATACCACGTTGAAGCCAACATTGTCATCTATTAATCCAGATTGTGGTGGTCGGGTTTGATACTTTAGTGATAAAGCTTACGAGGCGACGAACACATTTATATCAGATTATTGAACGTAAACTTAGGTTtaagttgctaacagaaggacaaacttacCTGTGTctctaaaggccctggtatacttccataCACAACGTGCGCATGGCACGAATTGTGTCATCAACGCAGATTTTGGAACTGATAAACCCGCACTGATGAAAACATCCTTGGAGGTAGTAATAAAGGAAAAGAAACCGGTGTCTCTATTAGATCAAAGATTACAGTTTGGAGTTTCATCCAGTATAATTTCCGGGGGGAGGATGAGATACATTCTATGAATAGTAAAGTGCTCTTATCCTCACTCCTGCTGCCTCTTTGTGCTTGTGATTCCGTCAGTGTTCATATTTCTGTTTGTGCAttctagttgttttttttttttttgtttgaaacgATGCCTGAATCTGAATGCCTCACTCGTTCTGGCATCTGTTCTGAGTCGTTACTGTTTAATCAGGTCGAGCAGATCAGTCACTGTCAaggacagtgtttgtttttccacacgcGACAGCTCAAGTGTCCAACGTCACGCTTTGAGTCAGTCCATTGGTTTCAGTTGTACAAAGGAAATAAACTTTGATTTTTAGATGAAACCTTTGTTGGGTTATGTTTGTGAGGAACAATGAATTCTACTgacaacaatgacattttacagcCATCAGTCAAGATCATTACCACTAAATAACCATTAATTGTTCTGTATTTTAACCCCTTATACCACCATGTTTAATAACGGGGGAATTTACCACAAACAACTCAttggacaaaacattttaaaggtttattaaagCCTTTCCCAGGATTTATCTTAATCTTGTTTGTACTTGATTTTGTACTTGAAGTTACTATGAAGTTTTCAGTAAATACCAAGTATCTTCATACACATGAAATCCCACAAAAGGACTCTAAACACTGTGGTACTGTATGTGGCGTGGTAATGCTGCATTTTCTCATGCCcgtatttttatacatttgattCGTCCGTATGGATGCGTATTactgccaaaaataaaaacagctcagTGTTATATTATTTAGACTATTTGCACAAACCTGCTGGAGTTTCTGGTAAAGACAAAGCAAAGGTTCATGGGTCAATGACTGGACCAAGGTTTGTTAACTGGCACACGGACCCAGGAGcaaagtcagacagacagaaaaatccAGACATGGAGACTGAGGCtgggatttgttttttattattattattgttacattttatattttcatgtcttggcaaaaaaaattgaataatgagtttaaatttttaaattttaccacctatggaccaaacaaccaacTGATGAatggataaaataataaaaatgatgaatcAATAATGGAAATAATCAGTGGTTGCAGCCAtaaacatctgttttgttttaatcttttatCTCATATTCTGAAaggtgttttataaataaatgctcAGTGTTGTGAGATTCCAAAGCGCAGAATCTTTATCTCCAGATATTgaaactttctttaaaaaagcaGACAAGGGGGGGCATAATTATGGTTTGTAAGGCCTACCGTCAAATAAATGACACTAATCCAAGTGAGTCTTTGAAATTAGGATTATCAAGATGATTTCTCAATCaggaaaatggaggaaatcaaggTTTGACTTCTGACCCATTCTTGgataatcattaaaaatgtttgtttgattaTTGCACCGTCCAATCACTGTTCAcgtttatctgtctgtctctgggTAAATAACTCATAACCTTGACATTCCATTGGATGAGGCCTGCATTCTGTTTACATACAACTGTTTGAACATGAGGCTGCACAGTTTTATCTTAAAATTACATGAAGCCACGAGCAGTGGATGAAGGGTTCAAACTAAGGAAATCTGGTGGTGGTGAGAAGAGTCTCATTATCTGAGTCTGAATAAGAAGCAGTAATGCCAGAGCAATGAAACTTGGCATGCACCAAATTCAACCTTTCCTGATACTAAGTGCATTGTTTCCTTCCGGATCCAGATTTTTATAGCTGATTGAGGACTTTAAAAATTAGTAATACAGACCTTTTGTGAACATGGGCAACATTTGGTGACCGTAGTCACTAAACATCTGTAGAAAAGTGGCTTAACCCTGCAAGGACATTCATGCTGACATGGCTGCCACATTATGGGATGATGCTCCAGGTTTATCAACTGTGCAAAAGTGGGCAGGTGAATTCTAGAGGGTTACGGAGAGCCTTGAAGAAGACCCAAGGTCCACCACCCAAGAAAAATTAACGTTTTCACCACATGGTGATGGACGACAGACACTTGACCGTTCGTCGATGGTGTTCGCATCTCCTGAGTGGAGAACCTTCTGAACAATGAAATTGGAACTGAACTGTGGCACCAACAACTCTTCTGTCTTGAGCAGCGTTGGTATTTCCACATTGACAACACAATGTTGACCTTGTTTTATGATGCTTTTACtgaatgtgtcttgtctttttgtctcaCTGCATGGTCCCAAAACTTGTCTCTTCAGTGCAGAACTGCTCCAGCTCAGATCGTCAAATGCTCAGGTGACAGCACATTCTGTATTCAAGACAGATATCAATAGTAGGCTCCATTTACATCATTAGACGTTCACTACGTTGCAGATGAGATGTCGAAAAACCACATGGACGCAAACGTGTCTTGGGCTAGCCATCGTCAGCAATATCGGTTAATAAGAACAACACTTTACATGGTATTTTGGGCTCACACAAACGGTGTAGCAGAATGTCCACGTATGAAAGTGGAACAGCACTATTCATGCAACTGATTTATGACATCAGTGCCATTAACAGTTCAAAGTAGAGAGTGTTTTGCCTAATGACACAGGTGGTAaccatcttggaatcccatgtcGGGGCTTGTAATGCTGCTCCAAGTTACTAAATTGGTAGTCTGACTTGATGTGGAGTTCCTACAACAGGAAATTTCGACTTCCGACAACAATGGTGGTGAGCAAACTGACGAAACGGCTTCTGAGCTTCTTCCCACTGGACACAGGTTTACAATCCTGAGAGGTACAACAAAGAGATATAAAAGTAGCTTTGGTCCTCCAGCCAATGCACAATTCAACAAGTACCATGAAGATGAGCAGCAAAGTTGCTGGAGCAGCACTGAACAACCTCCACCCCCTGTACCAGGTCAGGTGCTTGAAAAAAGACCAGAACACTCTTGGCCCTTCCAAGCCTTCCACTGAGGGATGCATTGTTGACTCACAGGCTTTCCCCTggaatattttacacattttgtgaaCATTTGCCATCAACTGTGACTGGATTATTGGGCTGAAAATTATGTCCGGGTAGAAAACATTGAGCCTTGTTAGTGAGTTTGAGACTATGGCGTCATTGCCTCCTTACATAATCATTACATTCAAGGAAGTTCTCACCAATTGCTGTGGTTTACAGTCATCAGCAGTTCTTGAGCGCCCCAGGCAATAACCTGCTTTATCAACCCTGTTGCAATGCTCCTGGACCCAGAAACAGTCTGGCAACATTTCAAAGTAACCTGTACTGTCCTGGTATAAagtctctgtttattttttgactttGGCAGCACGGTGGACTTGTCCTCATGCGACACCGCTTCACTCTCTTATCTGCCCTCTTGTTTATCAAACTCTCTGCCAACCACCCGAGTCTGTCAACCTGTCCGGGTCTTTAAAACGTGCCGAGCTGCAGTGCTCAGCTCTGTCGATCTCTGCGTCACACCATGAAGACACTACACGTTGTAGCGCTGCTGTGTTCAGCTGCGCTGCTTTGCGACACTGCCCCAACTGCCCTATTGCCGGTAACGTGCAGCGAGGATGGTATGGCAGCGGCTGCACGTTTTGCAATGCACCGTATCAATGAGAACCATCACCATGGCTACAAGTTCAGACTTGGTGAGATCAAGGGAAACAAAATAGACAAGGTACTGGAACCTGAGATGAGTCCTACGGCACATGTTCTCTACAAATGTATCAATTTACAGATCAtttggtgtttttaatttaCACTCTTTTTCTAATTTATTCCAGGTTAACTCTTGTTTCAATGTTttggtcattcattcattcttttcatGCTACCACTGTGCTTTACAGCTGGGGTCGACAGCATATTTTGTTGTTACTGATGGATTATTCCACGACAACCTCAATATTATATAATGAAAACCCAGTGACATAAAAGAGTCTCATTAAACTCATTAGAAAGCAACTTtacaaaaggaaaagagagtTGGACACTAAACAAGGGTCCTTGGGCTAAGGACTGCAACATTTTAGTATTCAACAATATGAAGATGAGAATCAACAATCCTTCCGAGTGCAGTTTTAACTTCTTCCTTCTTTATACTGTTCCAGAGGGATGACAATCCCACAACGGAGTGACTGTTAATATGGCTCTGACACTTTTATATGTTCTTTATGACACTGCATTTGGAGGGAGTAGTGTTGAGTGAATATCTAATGCTCACTAAGGCTGTGTTGCActcttcctctgtttctccAGGTTGATGATGGCTGTAATATTGAGCTAGAGTTGGACCTGATTGAGACAAAGTGTGCCATCGTCAACCCCAAACACTTTGAAGACTGTGATACTCGGTTAGAGTCTTCGCGGGTAAATactaaacaaacatttatgtaatgcacttgtttttaaatcaatgagATGTTAAGTCCAGTATGTGCAGGTAAATGACTCTGTACCTGTGTCTCTGTAGGCAGTGGTGGCCAACTGCACCATTATGATGAGTGTCAATGCTACCGGAACAGCCGTTAACAAATATAACTGTGACACGAGACAAGGTGGGCTCATCTTCACCAGATAAACATTCTGTTGTTAGGCCTCAGCACCTGTTACAGTTGAGGTTGGAGGTTGAAGTTTTCTGTTTGTCCATTTGTCCAATGTATGGTAATGCAATAGCTCAACatttatgtttacatgttttcttGGACATTATTCGTTTACCGAATCAAAACAATACTAGGTGtcacagatatggctgtaaatatgttgctacattatgcacaaattggCTCTTGGTCCCGattaatgttgtgatttgggtcatgatagtttgccatctttaaaaagtggtcTCAGTCTTTGTTCCCTCTGTTGGAGCTcacgtttatttttattaaggcTTGTGTTTGGTTGTCACTGCAGccttatttaaaacaataattctctctctctccctgtgtgtagAAAAAACTAACATGGAAATGGCGATGATCTGCCCTGACTGTCCAATCCTGATCTCACTTAGAGATCCTCAAGGTCTCACCTCCATTAGAGAAGCTGTGGCATCATTCAACAAGAACACCAGCAATGAGCACTTGTATATACTGCATGAAGTGGGCCGCATCACGTCTTCGGTACGTTCTGCtattaaaacaagaacaagcatttatttcatttagacttaagcCTGATTTACACTCCCGAAATGCCACACCTTTGACATTGAAAATATCTGAGAGGGTTGTCCCCACTCACCCCCTACCAAAAGGACTAGCTGACCTTTGCCAGCTAACCTATCTAGGAGAAAAATTGCCATATTGGCATCTGAAGTTAAATTCCGCTATCAGGTTGTATTCATGCGGAAACATAATAAAAAGTCAACTATCTTTTTCTTTGTGGCACTGCAATGCTGCTACACcagaaacagagaagaaaacgCTGAGCGAGCACACGAAGCATGCACACCGTGTGCAAACCTAAGGgaataaaggaaagaaaacagagcAAACAATCTGCAAACTCAACAGGACGATGACCAATATAGATGACATCCtcgttttcccaaagtagcgTATTGATTATCTACACGAACAAACATGGGAcgaattttgacattttcccacTGTGGGATCCGTTTAAATCTGTGGGCCAGTGACAATGGAATATAAATGGGCCTTAacactctccttctctctcagtACATGTTTATGGCAGGGATGGGCTACTTTGCTGAGTTTCTCGTTGTGGAGACTGACTGCCCTAGAGAGAGCAGAATCGCACCTCAGGCTTGCAGACCGCTCTGTGCTGACAAAGCTGTAAGTACAAACACTACGAACAGACGTATGGTGGACATTTACAGCCACATATTGATAAACTACAGATTGCATTATTATccaagtgtgttttattttaacagacAGTATCGTACCCGATTCAAAGGAGTGGGTTGTTGTCAGGCTTTTGCATtgctgactatttgaatcaggaACTCCTCAACATAGGCGGAGACATCATAGCACGGTGGCGTGAAACTGCCGCGACGTCTAGACGTGACACCAgaaaactagtgacttgtaaagcagttgtttggggtgtaactgaatcattagaatcagttgattaaaaagatttgttcacagaatggttcagtacttcctgcatgaccggagcacagactgaaataccactgaacgtggttgtgattgggctcacgatcgccggcttccAGCAATGCTGTTGCTTAATACCCCAGACCAGATTTTTCCTtcgctaaatgttggagattaacggatgtttacaggatttttaaagtctttttaactgatctactgttggacattgttggctttgactcTTATGTCAGACgttgtgctcatgactcttcagtgacgacactctccgaccaatcagtggccggcagtagCCATCCTGGGACTATGTAGTGGAAACGCACCATAAAGGAACCAGGACTGGGAAAGACTTAAGGCTAGAGTATGGTAGCATATGTTGGGTTATATTAGTGTGTGCTAGCAAATGTTGGCATATGTTTGGATATGGTGATAAAGTTTATTTAGGTTATATGAAGACACGTTAGCATGTGTTCAGGTATAATGGTAGCATACATGTATGTGAGGATATTTTATTGTTGAAAGTATGTAAGTTGTATGAAAGTATTTCATACAATCTAAAGTGCATATTAGCATATGTTACAGTATGTCAGGATACATTAGCAAATGTAAGCATAATGTATGGGTATGTTGGCATGTTTTAGGAT is a window from the Solea solea chromosome 9, fSolSol10.1, whole genome shotgun sequence genome containing:
- the ahsg1 gene encoding alpha-2-HS-glycoprotein 1; this translates as MKTLHVVALLCSAALLCDTAPTALLPVTCSEDGMAAAARFAMHRINENHHHGYKFRLGEIKGNKIDKVDDGCNIELELDLIETKCAIVNPKHFEDCDTRLESSRAVVANCTIMMSVNATGTAVNKYNCDTRQEKTNMEMAMICPDCPILISLRDPQGLTSIREAVASFNKNTSNEHLYILHEVGRITSSYMFMAGMGYFAEFLVVETDCPRESRIAPQACRPLCADKARFAFCRSSYTSNNGISSVDCEFYPAVDNAPEKPDDILMCRRSFGIAPPNPGLTVEATPSTDGGPPHRGHGPPHRGHGPPDKGHGSPHRGHGPPDKGHGSPHKGHGPPPGLAPSAPPIGADRSPHGPPGHGGVHPFLPLHPCHSIMASSDTAIHPICPFPLPGGPRPRPRPSES